The following are encoded together in the Triticum dicoccoides isolate Atlit2015 ecotype Zavitan chromosome 6B, WEW_v2.0, whole genome shotgun sequence genome:
- the LOC119321409 gene encoding 60S ribosomal protein L36-3-like, with amino-acid sequence MLKKGTKRVQFVRNLIREVAGFAPYEKRITELLKVGKDKRALKVAKRKLGTHKRAKKKREEMSSVLRKMRSAGGGGAGDKKKWRWGSRGILSNVLLPSPPLEDQAPPAIALSTHPKHRLNPGAISPGFIDVFPLA; translated from the exons ATGTTGAAA AAAGGTACCAAGAGGGTGCAATTTGTCAGGAACTTGATTAGGGAGGTTGCTGGATTCGCTCCCTATGAGAAACGTATCACTGAGCTTCTTAAGGTTGGAAAGGACAAGCGTGCACTCAAGGTCGCCAAGAGAAAGCTTGGTACTCACAAGAGAGCAAAGAAGAAGAGAGAGGAGATGTCAAGTGTCCTTAGGAAGATGAG gtctgctggtggtggtggtgctggtgacaaGAAGAAATGGAGATGGGGCTCACGAGGGat CCTATCAAATGTCTTGCTCCCATCGCCGCCGCTCGAAGACCAGGCGCCGCCTGCCATAGCTCTGTCCACGCATCCCAAACACCGCCTTAACCCCGGAGCCATCTCCCCTGGTTTCATCGACGTCTTCCCCCTCGCCTAG